A window of the Hordeum vulgare subsp. vulgare chromosome 5H, MorexV3_pseudomolecules_assembly, whole genome shotgun sequence genome harbors these coding sequences:
- the LOC123395477 gene encoding pentatricopeptide repeat-containing protein At5g40400 → MSNAVSRIPSSTLTSLLPRALNPHAAVVDLITTHLTADAEPTKALDLSGLLPYLGQDELTAVVLHAGHSHPLPTLRFLIAVPPPLQPSPPHLAFLAHSLATARSFSHALDALSHLLRLHPTHDALPTLLLSYQTAPHPSLPGLLVKALLRRARLRHAFHAALRAAASGFPPDTVAFNALLAALSRADRFDDLWAARAAMARAGVRPNAHTFNILVAALCRGEDAERAQGFLEELEEQGFEPDVVTYNTLLVGYCRRGRLQDALHLFDVMPPRGVEPDLVSHTVLMDGLCKAGRLGDARRLFDRMVHSGVSPDAVAYSVLIAGYCNEWRVKEARLLLMEMVGNGLSSQGFTLKSVIESHVKIGKLLTCLNMVSPLRKYGVTIPLESYNCLIRALCEDMRPHAARGLFQWMIEDGQGPTLEMYNMVVDCFCRCGSVDEALDIKVEMSSGGVKPDFDTYHMLVTCLCRLGRSFNGKSVMEEMIESGLQPNEAICAALVRGFCKEGSLDKAELILKAFVLDLQVRCNKSYNTLMRAYCMTRSTTESLELQNRMLELGFVPNSETCRSIVYGLSRSIA, encoded by the coding sequence ATGTCCAACGCCGTGTCGCGAATTCCGTCGAGCACCCTGACCTCCCTCCTCCCGCGCGCCCTGAATCCGCACGCCGCCGTCGTCGACCTCATCACGACCCACCTCACGGCCGACGCGGAGCCCACAAAGGCCCTCGACCTCTCCGGCCTGCTCCCCTACCTCGGCCAGGACGAGCTCACCGCCGTCGTGCTCCACGCCGGCCACTCTCACCCGCTCCCCACCCTCCGCTTCCTCATCGCCGTGCCGCCGCCGCTCCAGCCGTCGCCTCCCCACCTCGCCTTCCTCGCGCACTCCCTCGCCACCGCCCGCTCCTTCTCCCACGCGCTCGACGCGCTCTCCCACCTCCTCCGCCTCCACCCAACCCACGACGCCCTCCCCACTCTCCTCCTCTCCTACCAGACCGCGCCCCACCCCTCCCTCCCCGGCCTCCTCGTCAAGGCGCTCCTCCGCCGCGCCCGCCTTCGCCACGCATTCCACGCCGCCCTGCGCGCGGCCGCCTCCGGCTTCCCTCCCGACACCGTCGCCTTCAACGCTCTCCTCGCCGCGCTCTCCCGCGCGGACCGTTTCGATGATCTCTGGGCCGCACGGGCCGCCATGGCGCGCGCTGGGGTGCGCCCCAACGCGCACACGTTCAACATCCTCGTCGCCGCGCTCTGCCGAGGTGAAGACGCCGAGCGCGCGCAGGGCTTCTTAGAGGAGCTGGAGGAGCAAGGTTTCGAGCCAGACGTGGTGACTTACAACACCCTTCTTGTTGGCTATTGCCGCAGGGGGAGGCTGCAGGACGCTCTGCACCTGTTCGACGTTATGCCGCCCAGGGGTGTTGAACCAGACTTGGTGTCACATACTGTCCTGATGGACGGGCTGTGCAAAGCCGGGAGATTGGGCGACGCTAGACGCTTGTTTGACAGGATGGTGCACAGTGGGGTGAGCCCCGATGCTGTCGCTTATAGTGTTCTTATCGCAGGGTACTGTAATGAGTGGAGAGTGAAAGAGGCAAGGCTGCTGCTAATGGAGATGGTGGGGAATGGGCTCTCGTCTCAAGGATTCACTCTCAAGAGTGTGATTGAGAGTCATGTCAAAATTGGGAAACTGCTCACTTGCTTGAATATGGTGTCGCCTTTAAGGAAATATGGTGTCACCATCCCTTTGGAGAGTTACAATTGCTTGATTCGTGCATTATGTGAGGATATGCGCCCTCATGCTGCCAGGGGTTTGTTCCAGTGGATGATAGAGGATGGGCAGGGTCCTACCTTGGAGATGTATAATATGGTAGTAGATTGCTTCTGCCGGTGCGGCAGTGTGGACGAGGCTTTAGATATAAAGGTTGAGATGAGCTCTGGAGGAGTGAAACCAGATTTTGATACTTACCATATGCTTGTAACCTGCCTTTGCAGGTTGGGGAGGAGTTTCAATGGCAAATCGGTTATGGAAGAGATGATTGAGTCAGGTCTCCAGCCGAATGAGGCTATTTGTGCTGCTTTGGTTCGTGGGTTTTGCAAGGAAGGTTCTCTTGATAAAGCAGAATTGATCCTGAAAGCTTTTGTTCTTGATTTGCAGGTCCGCTGCAATAAGAGCTATAACACTCTGATGAGAGCTTACTGTATGACCAGGAGCACCACAGAGTCATTGGAATTGCAGAACAGGATGTTGGAACTGGGTTTTGTCCCAAACAGTGAGACGTGTCGATCTATCGTTTATGGGCTCTCAAGAAGCATTGCTTAA